A section of the Candidatus Cloacimonadota bacterium genome encodes:
- a CDS encoding phosphate acetyltransferase: MIKDFNELLQKVKNAKRGTVVIAAAQTESVLDAAILAKNESLAESILVGDAIVIRELLQKMAPEHLQSFEIIDTGKDLVLAAKTAVALARENKADIILKGKTETSTLLRAVLDKEMGLRISEVISDVLAYEHPDGIKLMSDGGINILPEISEKVAIIKNAVQVAHYLENPNPKVAILSAVEVVNPKMPATIDAALIAKMNERKQIPGCIIEGPLAFDNAVDKTAALLKGISSPVGGNADIMIVPNIEAGNIYGKMLTYYCKYRVAHVVMGTKAPILIPSRADDGETKMLCMALGLASML; encoded by the coding sequence ATGATAAAAGACTTTAATGAACTACTACAGAAAGTTAAGAATGCAAAACGTGGCACTGTTGTAATAGCCGCAGCTCAAACAGAAAGCGTGCTGGATGCTGCCATCTTGGCGAAAAACGAATCTCTTGCAGAAAGCATCCTTGTGGGTGATGCTATAGTAATACGAGAATTATTACAAAAAATGGCACCTGAGCATTTACAAAGCTTTGAGATAATTGATACCGGCAAAGACCTTGTGCTAGCGGCAAAAACGGCTGTGGCTTTGGCTCGCGAGAATAAGGCGGATATTATTCTGAAAGGTAAAACAGAAACTTCTACTCTCCTGCGAGCAGTATTAGATAAAGAAATGGGATTGCGAATCAGTGAAGTTATCTCGGACGTTTTGGCTTATGAGCACCCAGATGGAATCAAACTTATGAGTGACGGTGGCATAAATATCTTGCCGGAAATAAGCGAGAAGGTTGCAATAATTAAAAACGCTGTGCAGGTAGCTCACTACTTGGAGAACCCCAACCCAAAAGTAGCTATACTATCGGCAGTAGAGGTTGTTAACCCAAAGATGCCAGCCACTATCGATGCAGCCTTGATAGCAAAGATGAATGAACGCAAGCAAATTCCTGGATGCATTATAGAAGGTCCATTAGCATTTGACAACGCGGTAGATAAAACAGCTGCCCTGCTTAAAGGAATAAGCAGTCCCGTTGGAGGAAATGCAGATATTATGATTGTGCCGAACATTGAGGCTGGAAACATCTACGGTAAAATGCTAACTTACTATTGCAAATACAGAGTTGCTCACGTAGTTATGGGAACCAAAGCTCCAATTCTGATTCCTTCACGTGCAGACGATGGAGAAACAAAGATGCTATGCATGGCTTTGGGTTTGGCATCCATGCTCTAA
- the porU gene encoding type IX secretion system sortase PorU, with translation MKQIIIAISLLLCILPLCAGFDVVESNETEIILDFHLNTYDIVEDQDFCSIRMEQAGYPETPGAPSLPSFEFKVGIPPSGNAIATILLDRQEQVTLNKRIKPVPFPESIDGMSHYRYEIDEELYTAPRESIMRNAGVHTFREHPHIPFIIHPFVYDGNNSLNILTYARIKIQIQGNTNNKAAPRNDLMAELFLDQLINKGEAKYWLAPQRSNVNYAEFSKSPWWAKIETDKMGMFRITPSQLSGFSVEDIDPRSFRLFATSGKLMNQNYLTAGEAFTEIPIQVVGEEDGSFDANDYIVFFGSDRTGYENNDALQATDQAIYHNPYSHNGIYWLTHAGTFDGDPLRIRMEDSVEHTEQDSVNTQLYTIHLEEEKHRRSTTGYLWYMSRMFGSSTLDYSFNVNLPDLDTQSFHHLEFRIKPEDASALATHRFSVLINGQIFADNGSVFSWTGNSHYDFSMHTDLFVPGNNQITLRVVRYNTDNLFLDYIRINYTRKLEKGNSQYVVNDQTPYSASSIKYSFRGSMTNLNVYRTSSFSEVSKIEIEPQADGFYFVSRGSENTKFFVCQANELYNPVTVNIFEPTDLSAIEGPIESVIITPPGFMDKAQELANMYLQNWNMKTKVVLQSDIFNQFNGGYPDPMAIKQYLRYLYYNLPEPKIRSLTLLGMGTIDWRNFSGSAASKNHIMIFQHSSNDITSDDYFGMLTNLNHPEIAIGRYPVSNLTELNTMMDNFRRYTQTPKPGLWKNSLLLLADDNVNGTNTMDWQHTRDMQALSNMINPAVFTHKIFAADYDTDEFLNKPRVRDAMFEEINAGKVIWYYIGHGSFDTLSMQNYYTGSTDMGMFKNPEMLPLFVAASCDVSSFDHWAYESLGQKSVLLKNAGAIASVASTRKSFPDPNHGLMSFFIPNLTNSHLPLGAALTKAKTSYTASTNNDAMYIVLGDPNIYTCPPEHSNLILPLVEENIDQTYFSRQTARFSGSFKEMGLAGEAEVIATDSERTYSLGGNTVSQNGNQIFRGKVSVKDSQFDAGMLIPDDIMSGDTGTVLSYLWDENQKEGYISYYHPLRLSDEVLQDTPENDGPPKIEISLGSYDFRPGDKVGTSPVLYARISDDNGINVTGSAGHNILLVLDNSLQPTSVTSYFSYDTDSFTKGTLVYQLPKLSEGNHTIQLIAFDNYNLPEVASTHFIAKESGSISLENFLIYPNPMNKEGYITFIISQSADVTLDVFSISGRRLRRIETIATQGFNKIFFDGKDEFGDNLANNTYFIRIKAKTLDGNSIEKRERLVIYK, from the coding sequence ATGAAGCAAATAATTATAGCCATTAGTCTGCTTCTTTGCATTTTGCCTCTATGCGCCGGCTTTGATGTGGTGGAAAGCAACGAAACAGAAATCATCCTGGATTTCCACTTGAATACTTATGATATAGTAGAAGATCAAGATTTCTGCTCTATCAGAATGGAGCAAGCGGGCTATCCAGAAACTCCAGGAGCTCCATCTTTACCATCCTTTGAGTTTAAAGTCGGCATACCCCCCTCTGGAAATGCAATTGCCACAATTTTGCTAGATAGACAAGAACAGGTGACTTTAAACAAACGGATAAAACCGGTTCCATTCCCAGAATCTATAGACGGTATGTCTCACTACCGTTATGAGATTGATGAAGAGCTTTATACCGCACCCAGAGAAAGCATAATGCGGAACGCCGGTGTTCATACTTTTAGAGAGCATCCTCATATTCCATTCATTATCCATCCATTCGTCTATGATGGAAACAACTCCTTAAATATACTAACTTACGCCCGAATAAAGATTCAAATACAAGGAAATACAAACAATAAAGCCGCACCACGCAATGACTTGATGGCAGAATTGTTTCTTGATCAGCTTATCAATAAGGGCGAAGCTAAATACTGGTTAGCTCCTCAAAGGAGTAACGTTAACTACGCAGAATTCTCCAAATCTCCCTGGTGGGCAAAAATTGAAACAGACAAAATGGGAATGTTTAGGATTACTCCCAGCCAACTTAGCGGGTTTTCTGTTGAAGATATCGACCCTCGCAGTTTCCGGCTATTTGCTACCAGCGGCAAGCTGATGAATCAAAATTACTTAACTGCTGGCGAAGCTTTTACCGAAATACCAATTCAAGTCGTTGGCGAAGAAGATGGAAGTTTTGATGCAAATGATTATATAGTATTTTTTGGTTCAGATCGTACTGGTTACGAAAATAATGATGCTTTACAAGCAACCGATCAAGCTATTTATCATAACCCATACTCACACAATGGCATATACTGGTTAACACACGCTGGAACTTTTGATGGCGATCCCTTGCGCATCAGAATGGAAGATTCCGTAGAACATACTGAACAAGATTCTGTCAATACACAACTCTATACAATTCATCTAGAAGAAGAGAAACACCGCCGTTCAACAACTGGATATTTGTGGTACATGAGCCGTATGTTTGGCAGCAGCACCTTAGATTATTCATTTAATGTAAATTTGCCAGACTTAGATACTCAATCATTTCATCATTTAGAATTCCGCATCAAGCCTGAAGATGCAAGTGCTCTGGCTACTCATAGATTTTCCGTTTTAATAAATGGACAAATTTTCGCTGACAACGGAAGCGTATTTAGTTGGACAGGAAATTCTCACTATGATTTCTCTATGCATACAGATCTTTTTGTCCCCGGAAACAACCAAATTACTCTCAGAGTAGTACGCTATAACACGGATAACCTTTTTCTGGATTACATTCGCATCAATTATACACGAAAATTGGAAAAAGGTAACTCTCAGTACGTTGTAAACGATCAAACACCCTACTCTGCGTCTAGTATAAAATATAGTTTTCGAGGATCGATGACTAACCTGAATGTATACCGTACATCATCCTTTTCTGAGGTTAGCAAAATTGAGATAGAGCCACAAGCTGACGGCTTCTACTTTGTTTCTAGAGGATCTGAAAATACCAAATTCTTTGTATGTCAAGCCAATGAACTTTATAATCCGGTCACTGTGAATATTTTTGAACCCACTGATCTTTCTGCTATTGAAGGACCTATTGAAAGCGTAATAATTACGCCTCCAGGATTTATGGATAAAGCGCAAGAATTGGCAAATATGTATCTCCAAAACTGGAATATGAAAACCAAAGTAGTATTGCAAAGCGATATTTTTAACCAGTTTAACGGCGGGTACCCCGACCCTATGGCAATTAAACAATACCTAAGATATCTTTACTATAACTTACCGGAACCCAAGATTCGATCTCTCACTCTTTTGGGCATGGGAACAATTGATTGGCGAAACTTTTCTGGATCTGCTGCCAGCAAGAACCACATCATGATTTTCCAACACTCTTCAAATGACATCACTTCCGATGATTACTTTGGGATGCTTACTAACCTGAACCACCCCGAAATAGCCATAGGTAGATATCCAGTTAGTAATCTTACCGAATTGAATACAATGATGGATAATTTCCGCCGCTATACTCAAACACCCAAACCTGGATTATGGAAAAATAGCTTGCTGCTCTTAGCCGATGATAATGTTAATGGAACGAATACGATGGATTGGCAACATACGCGAGATATGCAAGCTCTTTCCAACATGATCAATCCCGCCGTATTCACGCACAAGATCTTTGCTGCCGATTATGACACCGATGAATTTCTTAACAAACCCAGAGTTAGAGATGCCATGTTTGAAGAGATAAATGCAGGAAAAGTAATCTGGTACTATATTGGTCACGGTTCATTTGACACGCTCAGCATGCAAAACTATTATACCGGCTCAACAGATATGGGCATGTTTAAAAACCCAGAAATGCTGCCTTTATTTGTCGCCGCATCTTGTGACGTTAGTTCTTTTGACCATTGGGCATACGAAAGTTTAGGCCAGAAATCTGTATTATTGAAGAATGCCGGAGCGATTGCCTCCGTTGCTTCTACCCGTAAAAGTTTTCCTGATCCCAATCACGGTTTGATGTCGTTCTTCATACCAAATTTAACCAATAGCCATCTTCCGCTTGGAGCTGCGCTTACCAAAGCCAAAACTAGCTATACTGCAAGCACCAACAATGATGCCATGTATATTGTGTTGGGAGATCCCAATATCTATACTTGCCCTCCAGAACACTCTAATCTAATCTTACCCCTAGTAGAAGAAAACATAGATCAAACCTATTTTTCTCGCCAAACAGCAAGATTTAGTGGATCCTTCAAAGAGATGGGACTTGCGGGAGAAGCAGAAGTTATTGCTACGGATTCAGAAAGAACTTACTCCTTGGGAGGCAATACAGTAAGCCAAAATGGCAACCAAATCTTTCGTGGAAAGGTTAGCGTTAAGGATTCTCAGTTTGATGCCGGAATGCTTATTCCGGACGACATCATGAGTGGTGATACTGGCACGGTTCTATCCTACCTTTGGGATGAGAATCAGAAAGAAGGTTATATAAGCTATTACCACCCTCTGAGGCTTTCTGACGAGGTTTTACAGGATACTCCAGAAAATGACGGTCCCCCAAAAATTGAAATATCGCTGGGTTCATACGATTTTCGCCCCGGTGACAAAGTGGGAACCTCTCCGGTGTTATATGCCCGTATTTCTGACGATAATGGAATCAATGTAACTGGGAGTGCCGGGCATAACATTCTCTTGGTTTTAGATAATTCATTACAACCAACATCAGTTACGTCATATTTTAGTTACGATACAGATTCTTTTACCAAAGGTACTTTAGTATATCAATTACCCAAGCTTAGTGAGGGTAATCATACAATTCAGCTAATTGCCTTCGATAATTACAACTTACCTGAAGTGGCAAGCACTCACTTTATTGCTAAAGAAAGTGGTTCAATATCTCTGGAGAACTTTCTCATTTATCCAAATCCCATGAATAAAGAAGGCTATATTACCTTCATAATCTCGCAATCTGCAGATGTTACCTTAGATGTTTTTAGCATCAGTGGCAGACGATTACGTCGTATAGAAACTATTGCGACTCAGGGCTTCAACAAGATATTCTTCGATGGTAAGGACGAATTTGGAGATAACTTAGCAAACAACACATACTTTATTAGGATAAAAGCTAAAACTTTAGATGGAAATAGCATTGAAAAACGCGAACGTCTGGTAATCTATAAATAA
- a CDS encoding phosphotransferase → MSVDINLIIYPSVVTKTFSNKDLYKNELFVYKLNIPHVPKLLSYGQTEAMNSNLWYITTKRVKGKPYLDESFFNASQMGLAVAEFHKASLTSNKCLCHFDNQPKNILLTGSVYYFVDFTDSKIDYPETDITHLLLFWADEFDYKEFINLVTSFLNAYQRIISLDPNRWATCLNNSISRFDKRRQLFHKTTHSKHREINRCWLSEII, encoded by the coding sequence ATGTCAGTTGATATAAATTTAATCATCTATCCCAGTGTTGTTACCAAAACATTTAGCAATAAGGATTTATACAAAAACGAATTGTTCGTTTATAAATTGAATATTCCTCACGTTCCAAAATTGTTGAGCTATGGTCAAACGGAAGCAATGAACAGCAATTTATGGTACATCACAACCAAACGCGTCAAAGGAAAGCCATATCTGGATGAAAGCTTTTTTAACGCCTCTCAGATGGGACTGGCTGTGGCTGAATTCCATAAAGCAAGTTTAACTTCAAACAAGTGTTTGTGTCATTTTGATAATCAACCCAAAAATATCCTCTTGACTGGATCTGTTTATTATTTTGTTGATTTTACTGATAGTAAGATAGACTATCCAGAAACCGACATTACTCACCTCTTACTTTTTTGGGCAGATGAGTTCGATTATAAAGAGTTTATCAACCTTGTCACCAGTTTTTTAAATGCTTATCAACGAATTATCTCTTTAGACCCTAATCGATGGGCTACTTGCTTAAATAACAGCATATCTCGCTTTGATAAAAGACGACAGTTATTCCATAAAACCACCCATTCTAAGCATCGTGAGATAAATCGTTGTTGGTTGAGCGAAATTATCTGA
- a CDS encoding RNA polymerase sigma factor RpoD/SigA, translating into MRRESVFADKALQSYLNEISKFKTLSREEEHDLGIKARNGDADAMNRLIQANLKFVVKIAARYQNRGLSLSELISEGNIGLIKAIEKFDPDKDIKLISYAIWWIKQRIMLAVSEKSSLIRVPLGKSSTAHRIKATQERLFSETGETASTEEIADRLNITEKSVDLLKAQMPETSSYDDVLQTNDFQSYTTRDLLEDKDSLDPQQLYQQKRLNKRIHKAIDKLEHREAEIIRTYFGLNDRHETKNFAQIAEVMGLSRERVRQIQKEALKKILVELKPGEDSFVDKFLERYEY; encoded by the coding sequence ATGAGAAGAGAAAGTGTATTTGCCGATAAAGCATTACAGAGTTACCTGAATGAGATTTCTAAATTCAAAACCCTTAGTCGTGAAGAAGAGCATGACTTGGGAATTAAAGCTAGAAATGGAGATGCGGACGCCATGAATCGTCTTATTCAGGCAAACCTGAAGTTTGTAGTTAAGATAGCCGCAAGATATCAAAACAGAGGATTATCGCTTTCTGAGCTGATTAGCGAAGGTAATATCGGACTAATAAAAGCAATAGAGAAATTTGATCCTGATAAGGATATTAAACTGATCTCTTATGCAATCTGGTGGATCAAACAGCGAATCATGTTAGCTGTATCCGAAAAATCATCGCTAATTCGAGTCCCTTTGGGTAAATCAAGCACAGCACATCGTATAAAGGCTACCCAAGAACGTCTTTTTTCCGAAACTGGAGAAACAGCAAGTACGGAAGAAATTGCCGATAGACTGAACATCACAGAGAAATCCGTAGATTTATTAAAAGCTCAGATGCCTGAAACATCATCTTATGATGATGTGCTGCAAACAAACGATTTTCAAAGTTATACAACTCGCGATTTACTAGAAGATAAAGACAGCTTGGATCCTCAACAGTTATATCAACAAAAACGACTTAATAAGCGTATCCACAAAGCAATAGATAAGCTAGAGCATCGCGAAGCAGAGATCATTCGTACTTACTTTGGCTTAAATGATAGACATGAAACCAAAAACTTTGCTCAAATTGCCGAAGTCATGGGTCTCTCCAGAGAGCGCGTGCGTCAAATCCAAAAAGAAGCACTTAAGAAAATTTTGGTAGAACTCAAACCCGGAGAAGACAGCTTTGTGGATAAGTTCTTAGAGCGCTACGAATACTAA
- the ffh gene encoding signal recognition particle protein: MFSSLSERLDTIFRNLKGSGYLTEQNIKDSMREIRLALLEADVNFKIVKNFIAEVEKRAVGAEVMKSLTPGQQIVKIVHEQLIALMDTEGFEMKVYNNKLTKVMMVGLQGSGKTTACAKLAAMYRKKGIKPMMVACDVYRPAAIEQLKTLGRQIDIPVVAEESKDVITIADSALKQAYSAFSNLLIFDTAGRLHIDTDMMDEVAKLKAFIKPDYIFFVADAMTGQDAVTVADEFHKKLDFDAVILTKLDGDARGGAALSIKAVTGRPLAYVGTGEKIPDLEVFYSDRMASRILGMGDVLSLIEKAEETLNAAEEEKLARKMLKNQFTLNDFLKQLQSIKKMGPLDSIIKMIPGIGPKMPADLKIDDNALKHVEAIIQSMTYNEREKPDLLNGSRRLRISKGCGRPVMEVNRLMRQFEDMKKMMKKMSSPKGMKQLESMMKGKQ; encoded by the coding sequence ATGTTTAGCAGCTTGTCTGAACGGCTGGATACAATTTTTCGTAACCTCAAAGGGAGCGGATATCTTACAGAACAGAATATAAAAGATAGCATGAGGGAGATTCGTCTTGCTTTGCTTGAGGCAGATGTTAACTTCAAGATAGTGAAGAACTTCATCGCAGAGGTGGAAAAACGAGCTGTTGGTGCGGAAGTAATGAAATCTCTTACTCCCGGTCAGCAGATTGTAAAAATAGTACACGAACAACTTATCGCCCTTATGGATACCGAGGGCTTTGAGATGAAGGTATATAACAATAAACTTACAAAAGTAATGATGGTAGGTTTGCAGGGCTCGGGTAAAACTACGGCATGCGCCAAACTTGCGGCGATGTATCGAAAGAAAGGGATCAAGCCGATGATGGTTGCATGTGATGTATATCGTCCTGCAGCTATCGAACAACTTAAAACACTGGGGCGGCAGATTGATATTCCCGTAGTTGCAGAAGAAAGCAAAGATGTAATTACAATTGCAGATTCCGCACTAAAGCAAGCATATTCAGCCTTTAGCAACCTGCTAATATTTGATACAGCAGGCCGTCTTCACATCGATACTGACATGATGGATGAAGTAGCTAAATTAAAAGCGTTCATCAAGCCAGATTACATATTCTTTGTTGCTGATGCTATGACTGGACAGGATGCTGTAACTGTTGCTGATGAATTTCACAAGAAACTAGATTTTGATGCTGTTATCCTCACCAAGCTTGATGGTGATGCCAGAGGGGGTGCAGCGCTATCGATTAAGGCTGTAACTGGAAGACCCCTCGCTTATGTGGGTACGGGGGAGAAGATTCCGGATTTGGAAGTTTTTTATTCCGACAGGATGGCTTCCAGAATTTTGGGAATGGGCGATGTATTAAGCCTAATTGAAAAAGCCGAAGAAACTTTGAATGCCGCAGAAGAAGAGAAACTGGCACGCAAGATGTTGAAGAACCAGTTTACTTTGAACGACTTTCTAAAGCAACTTCAGAGTATTAAAAAAATGGGACCTTTGGATTCCATTATCAAAATGATCCCTGGTATAGGGCCCAAGATGCCTGCTGATCTTAAAATTGACGATAATGCCTTAAAACACGTTGAAGCCATTATTCAATCTATGACCTATAATGAAAGGGAGAAACCAGACTTGTTGAACGGGAGCCGCCGATTAAGGATTTCTAAGGGTTGTGGAAGACCAGTAATGGAAGTAAACCGCCTGATGCGTCAATTCGAAGACATGAAGAAAATGATGAAGAAGATGAGCAGCCCTAAGGGAATGAAACAACTCGAATCCATGATGAAAGGAAAACAATAG
- the cysS gene encoding cysteine--tRNA ligase: MKLYNTKSRSKEEFIPLQEGKLKLYACGPTVYNYFHIGNARAFIFFDVVRRYFEYLGYSVTYVQNITDIDDKIIDQAIAENKDFSKIADKYTTAFLKDCRSLGIKSPTHQPRATETMPQIIELIQTLETKGNAYEVDGDVYFDTASLPEYGYLSGKQIDDQMVGARVAENTAKRHPADFTLWKKSKPGEPFWQSPWGNGRPGWHTECVVMSQHYLGETFDIHGGGIDLVFPHHENENAQAMALTGKPLARYWMHNGFLNVDGEKMSKSLKNFFTTRDILKEYDAEAIRHFFLSKHYRSPIDFTRELIEESHKAIQNFYKALKDHKVQSLHEVNLIDTELISIEESFKDAMNDDFNTAKAMAILFDLSHKARNQSLNEDFRKQAAHLMLKLGAVLGFFQIDSKEQESKMPDITIALIDLILSYRTQARTDKNWQLSDKIRNDLHQLGIVIEDGPDGSSWSLR; this comes from the coding sequence ATGAAACTATACAACACAAAATCTCGGAGTAAAGAAGAATTTATCCCCCTCCAAGAAGGTAAGCTCAAACTATATGCCTGTGGGCCTACTGTTTATAACTATTTTCATATTGGAAATGCACGGGCATTCATCTTTTTTGATGTAGTGCGCCGTTACTTTGAGTATCTTGGTTACTCTGTAACATATGTACAAAATATCACCGATATTGATGATAAGATAATTGACCAAGCCATCGCTGAAAACAAAGATTTTAGCAAGATTGCCGATAAATATACTACAGCTTTTTTAAAAGATTGCCGCTCATTAGGAATTAAAAGCCCTACTCATCAACCACGTGCTACCGAAACTATGCCCCAGATTATTGAGCTTATTCAAACTCTGGAAACCAAAGGCAATGCGTACGAAGTAGATGGAGACGTATATTTCGATACCGCCTCACTACCAGAATACGGATACCTTTCGGGTAAACAGATTGACGATCAAATGGTTGGAGCAAGAGTAGCAGAGAATACTGCAAAGCGTCATCCGGCAGATTTTACTTTGTGGAAGAAAAGCAAACCAGGAGAGCCTTTTTGGCAAAGTCCCTGGGGTAATGGACGTCCAGGATGGCATACTGAATGTGTAGTAATGAGTCAACACTATTTGGGTGAGACTTTCGATATCCACGGCGGTGGCATTGATCTCGTTTTTCCTCATCATGAAAACGAAAATGCCCAAGCAATGGCCTTAACTGGAAAGCCTCTGGCGCGATATTGGATGCACAATGGCTTTTTAAATGTGGATGGCGAAAAGATGAGTAAAAGCTTAAAAAACTTCTTTACTACTCGTGATATATTAAAAGAATATGATGCTGAAGCAATACGCCATTTCTTTCTTTCCAAGCATTACCGGTCACCCATAGATTTTACCCGTGAATTGATAGAAGAATCGCATAAAGCAATTCAGAATTTCTATAAGGCACTAAAAGACCATAAGGTACAATCCCTGCACGAAGTAAACCTTATAGATACTGAACTTATAAGCATTGAGGAAAGTTTTAAGGATGCAATGAATGATGATTTTAACACTGCCAAGGCTATGGCTATCCTCTTCGACCTAAGTCATAAAGCCAGAAATCAATCACTTAACGAAGACTTTCGCAAACAAGCAGCTCATTTAATGCTCAAATTGGGAGCAGTATTGGGATTTTTTCAAATTGATTCTAAAGAACAAGAAAGTAAAATGCCAGATATAACTATAGCCCTAATAGATTTGATCCTCAGCTATCGAACCCAAGCCCGCACAGATAAGAACTGGCAGCTTTCAGACAAAATACGAAATGACTTACATCAGTTGGGCATCGTGATAGAAGACGGTCCTGATGGTAGTAGTTGGAGCCTGAGGTAA
- a CDS encoding 23S rRNA (pseudouridine(1915)-N(3))-methyltransferase RlmH gives MNIKIIQLGKDKDNWLKEAIAEYTKRLQPFCKLEIYQLQDVSIKDTGNVNAVIEQEAQLVLAKIKPTDFMILLDEKGTEKTSLEFAEFLTSISYIKHIVFVIGGVYGSSVLLKKSAKLCLSLSRLTFTHRMSRLILIEQIYRAMMISHGRRYHIE, from the coding sequence ATGAATATCAAAATCATACAGCTGGGTAAAGATAAAGACAACTGGCTGAAAGAAGCTATCGCCGAATACACTAAAAGATTGCAACCTTTTTGCAAGCTAGAAATCTACCAACTGCAAGATGTAAGCATCAAAGATACCGGAAACGTAAATGCAGTAATTGAACAAGAAGCTCAATTGGTGCTTGCCAAAATCAAACCCACAGATTTCATGATATTGTTAGATGAAAAAGGAACAGAAAAGACTTCTCTTGAGTTTGCTGAGTTTCTAACTAGTATATCATATATAAAGCATATCGTGTTTGTTATTGGTGGAGTATATGGCAGCAGTGTTCTGCTCAAGAAATCTGCCAAGCTGTGTCTTAGTTTGTCGCGCCTTACTTTTACTCATCGTATGTCGCGACTAATCCTAATTGAGCAGATATATCGAGCCATGATGATTTCACATGGCAGACGATATCACATCGAGTAA
- a CDS encoding SMP-30/gluconolactonase/LRE family protein, with the protein MKTKQIILIIIILAAVITLFLVFRNFGKVKLDKPESIVYDPVSEKFLISNVGNGNIVAMDEQGSLSEFISGEFDAPKGMIIQADKLYITDPNQIHVVKLSEAKIVESFYIEGAKGLNDIAIDEYGKLYITDTIDNCVFVYDPTSKTQERLSSPLLQAPNGIIYDKPRWQMFIVNLSQHSPIISLNTRDKSFSIFKDTMYSDLDGIAIDDLGRIFFSSWKENMIIEIPQEQNRFVTNFKGYDGAADIYYHLPGNELLVPMFKHNKIERIPLD; encoded by the coding sequence ATGAAAACAAAACAAATCATTCTGATTATCATTATACTTGCTGCCGTTATTACACTTTTCCTTGTGTTTCGCAATTTCGGGAAAGTAAAGCTCGATAAGCCAGAAAGTATAGTTTACGATCCGGTGTCAGAGAAATTTCTCATTTCGAATGTTGGTAATGGTAACATTGTGGCAATGGACGAACAAGGATCGCTTTCCGAATTCATTTCCGGCGAATTTGATGCACCTAAGGGAATGATTATCCAAGCTGATAAGTTATACATCACCGATCCAAATCAAATTCACGTAGTAAAATTAAGCGAAGCCAAGATTGTAGAAAGCTTTTATATAGAGGGGGCTAAGGGACTCAACGACATAGCCATAGATGAATATGGCAAACTTTATATTACCGATACCATCGATAACTGTGTTTTTGTTTACGATCCCACTTCCAAAACTCAAGAACGCCTTTCTAGCCCTTTATTGCAAGCTCCAAACGGTATAATATACGATAAACCTCGCTGGCAGATGTTTATTGTTAATCTTAGCCAGCATTCCCCCATTATTAGTCTCAATACCAGAGATAAGAGTTTTAGTATCTTTAAGGATACTATGTATTCAGATCTTGATGGCATTGCAATAGATGATCTTGGTAGAATTTTCTTTAGCTCATGGAAAGAAAACATGATCATTGAGATTCCACAAGAACAAAACCGATTTGTTACAAATTTCAAAGGATATGACGGCGCCGCAGACATATATTATCATCTGCCCGGAAACGAGCTTTTGGTGCCTATGTTCAAACACAATAAAATCGAGAGAATCCCGCTTGATTGA